The following proteins are co-located in the Microplitis demolitor isolate Queensland-Clemson2020A chromosome 3, iyMicDemo2.1a, whole genome shotgun sequence genome:
- the LOC103580737 gene encoding iron-sulfur cluster co-chaperone protein HscB, whose amino-acid sequence MGSRLVSSLNRTVNCARIVWSKTNSKKIHAVCGKKDVDLEYKFSRVSLYSSGVPKKCWQCNYPFKSELFCQKCETVQEPPEQLNYFEILGVEKSFDINVTDVQTKYRKLQSKLHPDKFGNKSKKEQQYSEFISSLLNKAYATLSNPLDRGMYLLKLNNLSTPEGTTDLDPVFLMEIMERNEAIEEAGADKDKIDKLSKENHEILTTLSKEVSEAFKNGDIKKAHFLLLKMKYFTSIDDRLKNLRRNLGIVA is encoded by the exons ATGGGATCAAGGCTGGTTTCTAGCCTAAATCGCACAGTTAATTGTGCGAGAATCGTCTGGAGTAAAAcaaactcgaaaaaaattcacgCGGTCTGTGGTAAAAAAGATGTGGATTTAGAGTACAAATTTTCGCGGGTTTCTCTGTACTCGAGTGGTGTACCCAAGAAATGCTGGCAGTGTAATTACCCGTTCAAATCTGAATTGTTTTGTCAAAAATGTGAGACAGTCCAGGAACCACCAGagcaattgaattattttgagaTTCTAGGAGTTGAAAAAAGTTTCGACATCAATGTTACTGATGTACAAacaaaatatcgaaaattgCAGAGTAAATTGCATCCAGATAAATTTGGAAACAAATCTAAG AAAGAACAACAATATTCAGAATTCATATcgtcattattaaataaagctTACGCTACACTATCAAATCCATTAGATAGAGGGATGTATTTactaaaattgaataatttatcaacaCCAGAAGGGACAACTGATTTAGACCCAGTATTTCTCATGGAGATAATGGAGAGAAATGAGGCAATTGAAGAAGCTGGGGctgataaagataaaatagataaacTTTCTAAGGAAAATCATGAAATACTAACAACTTTATCAAA AGAAGTATCAGAGGCCTTCAAAAATGGTGACATTAAAAAAGCAcactttttattactaaaaatgaaatattttactagTATTGACGatagattaaaaaatctaagacGTAATTTAGGTATCGTAGCctaa